CAGGGCAGGGACTGGGACCCGGGACTGGACAGGCCCCTGGTGGGATGTACAAAGGCATCTTGGTTAAGTGTGAGGAGGACAGGGCCTACCCTCCTTTAGCGTGGAGGAGCTACTGTGGACATCCTCCtgagcttcagcagcagcagctactgGACCCTTGTTCCTTACCCCGCACACTGGAGTCATTTTACCCACCGGCCCCCATCTGGGGCCACGCAGACTCCCTGCTCAGCAAAGACTACTTGGAGACCACCTTTGTGGACATTCGGCCCGGCTCAACGCTGGAGAGGAAGCTGCTGGCCGAGGCACAGGACTTCCACAGTGTGTCCTACAGTATGGATGATGAGGATGACCTGCTCCCTGACTCGGACGTAAGACATTTATTATCACATACTGACAgctgagtttgtgtgtttgaattctgAATTGAAAAATCAAGCattcattttaaactaaatagTTAGCAGTTATGTTGCCCCCTATATATATTTGGAGCTACGTTCGGCCATTTCCTCCAAAATAGACTTTTAAGCATCAGAAAATATATAGTTAATAGTACAATGTCTCACAGTCCAAGAGGgcatctttaaatgttttgtccaTCCAACCGTCCAAAC
This is a stretch of genomic DNA from Pagrus major chromosome 2, Pma_NU_1.0. It encodes these proteins:
- the tmem91 gene encoding synapse differentiation-inducing gene protein 1: MENLDELEHPLLGESDNNSRASGQGLGPGTGQAPGGMYKGILVKCEEDRAYPPLAWRSYCGHPPELQQQQLLDPCSLPRTLESFYPPAPIWGHADSLLSKDYLETTFVDIRPGSTLERKLLAEAQDFHSVSYSMDDEDDLLPDSDDSSIDDFSDTDSESNFPLMIPQDYLGLAFFSMLCCFWPLGIAAFYLSQKTNKASAQGDFQGANAASRQALWLSVLSIVFGIITYICAIAALISYLSGKPP